A single region of the Streptobacillus felis genome encodes:
- a CDS encoding DeoR/GlpR family DNA-binding transcription regulator: protein MSKNLQKERFDLILKMVKENDYVKYSELEERLNISIATIRRDVLKLESQGKLNRISGGIEYRNSNVDEDYNVRSSKHLDKKRIIAKRASKYINPNTLIYLDAGTTVFELIPYLKNNNVTVITNGVEHINELIKNNISFILLGGEVKPKTKAIIGVTAIKQLEKYSFDISFIGANAVDVEFGYSTPDIEEAMIKREAIKRSKTAIILSDSTKLNSISRVKFAEYTDAILITEKKEGK from the coding sequence ATGAGTAAAAATTTACAAAAGGAAAGATTTGATTTAATCTTAAAAATGGTAAAAGAAAATGATTATGTTAAATATTCAGAATTAGAGGAAAGGCTAAATATTTCCATAGCAACTATAAGAAGAGATGTTTTAAAGCTTGAATCACAGGGAAAATTAAATAGAATTTCAGGTGGTATAGAGTATAGAAATAGTAATGTAGATGAAGACTATAATGTTAGAAGTAGTAAACATTTAGATAAAAAGAGGATAATTGCAAAAAGAGCCTCTAAATATATTAATCCTAATACATTAATCTATTTAGATGCAGGAACAACAGTTTTTGAACTTATACCTTATTTAAAAAACAATAATGTTACTGTAATAACTAATGGTGTAGAACACATTAATGAATTAATAAAGAATAACATTTCATTTATACTACTTGGTGGAGAAGTTAAGCCTAAAACAAAGGCAATAATTGGTGTTACTGCAATTAAACAATTAGAAAAATACAGTTTTGATATTTCTTTCATTGGAGCAAATGCAGTAGATGTTGAATTTGGTTATTCAACTCCAGATATAGAAGAAGCGATGATAAAAAGAGAAGCTATAAAGAGATCAAAAACAGCAATAATACTTTCTGATAGCACAAAATTAAATAGTATTTCAAGAGTTAAGTTTGCAGAATATACAGATGCAATTTTAATAACTGAAAAGAAGGAGGGAAAATGA
- a CDS encoding VOC family protein, translated as MIKSLGQIMIYVENTTESMKFWTEKVGLVLLETMENDENISYVIAPKLDSEVKLVLHDKEWVRSINPEINLRTPSILMESENIKKTYHEFIEKGINVNPVVDLGFMKTFNFSDN; from the coding sequence ATGATAAAAAGTTTAGGTCAGATAATGATATATGTTGAAAATACTACAGAAAGTATGAAATTTTGGACAGAAAAAGTAGGACTTGTATTACTAGAAACTATGGAAAATGATGAAAATATTTCATATGTAATTGCACCAAAATTAGATAGTGAAGTTAAATTGGTACTACACGATAAAGAATGGGTTAGAAGTATTAATCCTGAAATTAATCTTAGAACTCCATCTATATTAATGGAAAGTGAAAATATTAAAAAAACATATCATGAGTTTATAGAAAAAGGGATAAATGTAAATCCCGTTGTAGATTTAGGATTTATGAAAACTTTTAATTTTTCTGATAATTAA
- a CDS encoding YczE/YyaS/YitT family protein, which yields MNYRKIGLSLLFYAITGFGVALTIKVLIGVSAYSALNVAVAEVLNYKVGIITTVANLLFMFSCLFFDKNRRIIDYILMFLAIIMFGSVIDFFLYGILSNINFTNYTVRMIVFIIGNILAAFGVGRVMHYNTLKFPIEYLCILLEDKFGFKFVFTRYTIETLCVIISLSLSYIYSLPIYVREGTILSLLMFSYIVSWSKKIGE from the coding sequence ATGAATTATAGGAAAATTGGTTTATCGTTGTTATTTTATGCTATTACAGGTTTTGGAGTAGCCTTAACTATTAAAGTACTTATAGGTGTTAGTGCATACAGTGCATTAAATGTTGCTGTTGCAGAGGTTTTAAATTATAAAGTTGGAATCATTACCACTGTGGCAAATTTATTATTCATGTTTAGTTGCTTATTTTTTGATAAAAATAGAAGAATTATAGACTATATTTTAATGTTTTTAGCAATAATAATGTTTGGAAGTGTAATAGATTTCTTTTTATATGGAATATTATCTAATATTAATTTTACTAACTATACAGTAAGAATGATAGTATTTATAATAGGGAATATATTAGCTGCCTTTGGTGTTGGAAGAGTAATGCATTACAACACATTAAAATTTCCTATAGAATACTTATGTATATTATTAGAAGATAAATTTGGATTTAAATTCGTATTTACAAGATACACTATAGAAACTTTATGTGTGATAATATCGCTTTCACTAAGTTATATTTATTCATTACCTATATATGTTAGAGAAGGAACAATATTATCTTTATTAATGTTTTCATATATAGTTTCTTGGTCAAAAAAAATAGGGGAGTAA